The DNA segment GTCCTCGATGGTTTCACCGATCACGAACTTGCGGGCCAGCAGCAGCATCGCCTGACGGATGGCGGCGCGCACCACGGGCTCGCCGCTGCGTCCGGCCAGGCGGGAGAGAAGGCTCAGCGGATCGCGGCCGTCATCCCGCGCCAGCCGCAGCACCCTGGCGCCGAGCATCAGGCCGAAGGTGGAGGCGTTGACCAGCAGCGAGTCCGAGCCGAGATGGGTCCGCCAGGCGGCCGAGCCGATGCGGCTTTCGATCAGGGCATCGGCGGTCGCGGCATCGGGGATGCGCAGCAGCGCCTCGGCCACGCAGAGCAGCGCCACGCCTTCTTCCGTGGCCAGATCGTATTCCTGCATGAAGCGGTCGATACCGCCGGGCCGCCGCCTGCCGCCGCGCGCGGCCTCGACGAGGCGCCGCGCGGTCCGGTCCGTCAGGGCGGCTTCCGCGCCGCTCAGTCGGGCGCGGGGAAGCAGCGCCTCGACGCACGCGCTTTCATCCTCGAGATAGATCGCGGCGATGGCCTCCAGCCCGGGGTCGTCCGTGTTCGCCATGTGCTCGGGATGCTGCATGCTCTTGACATAGCGCGGCTCAGGCCATGCTCAACTCGCGCCAGCGGCGCTGGAGATGGGCGTGTTCGTCCATCACCGTGTTCCAGCAGGTGATCCGCCCGATCCGGTCCCAGAGCGGGCCGCCGAAGCGGCTGTCGCCGGGCTGGGCGGATACGTTGCCATAGGGGTCGGTGATCGGCTCGGCCGCCGGTTTGCCCTCGTACCAGAAGTTCCATTCGCTGGCGGTCAGGAACCAGGGCACGCTGCCGGGCACCGGACTGTAATAACCTTCCCGGGCGATGAACGCGCCGGCCCAGCCCGCATTGTACCAGTTGAGGTACTGGTAGGCCGCCTCCAGCGTCGGCCCGGTCACATGCCGCATGATGGAGAGGCCGGCCGCCCAGCCCCTGTAGCCCTCGGCAAGGCCCGGATAGCCGCATCTGACGCCCCGCGAGCGGGCCCGGGCGATGGCGGGCGCCCACATGGACTGGATCACCACCTCGCCGGACTCCATCAGGTCGACCGAATCCTCGAAGCGCTGCCAGAGATTGGCGAAATGGCCCGACCGCCGCAGGCCGATCAGCTGGTCGACCGTCCGGTCGATCTCGCCGCGCGTCATGTTGCCCTTGTCCGCGTAGATCATCAGGCCGGCCGCTTCCAGCGCCATGGCCGCGTCCAGAATGCCGATGGTGGGAATGTCGACCAGACCGGCGCGGCCCGCGAACTCACTGCTCAGCAGATCGGCCCAGCTCGTCACCGGCCGCTCGACAAGATCGGTGCGTACCCCCAGCGTATCGGCGTTCAGCATGTGGGGCACCATGGCGATCAGGTCGCGGGGTCCGTCGGCGAAGCGGGTGCTGTCGGCGGCGTCCAGATACTGGACGGTATAGGGGTTGGTGCCGACACGGGATGTCGCCGTGCCGTCGGGCAGGGTGCCCTGCGTGAAGATCGGCAGTGTCCAGTCCCACCACAGGTAGCGGTCCAGTGGTATTCCCTGCAACACGCCGTGGGGCAGCACCAGACGATACGCCCAGTGATCGAGGTCGAAGATATCCATGGTCTCCGGACGGTTGATCGCCCGGTCGATCAGGGTGTCCTCGTCCTCCACATGCATCTCGATGCGAAACCCCAGATCCTTTTCCGCCTGAAGCGCGATCTGGCCAATGGCCGAATAGCTCGGCCCGTAATGGCGAAGGGTGACGTCCCGGAATTTCTGGTCCCAGAAGATGGGGCCGGTATGTGCGTTCTTGTCCATTGGCGTCGCCCCCTGGCACGACGGAAACGCGGGGCCGCGACGGCACCCGGCTACCCCATGCCGCAAGCGTCTCCAATCCCGCCGGGCAGATCAACTGGTTTGTGCGAGCGGCCCGGAGTGCCGGTGCCTATCCCTGGATGAAGGCCAGCAGATCTTCGTTGAAACGGTCCTGATGGGTCTGGGCCAGCCCGTGCGGCGCGCCCTCGTAAATCTTGAGGACGGCGCCGGGGACGATCTTGGCGGACATCAGCGCCGAGGCGCCGATGGGCACGATCTGGTCGTCGTCGCCATGCACGATCAGGGTGGGAATATCGAACTTGCGGAGGTCCTCGGTGTAGTCCACTTCCGAGAACTCGCGGATACAGTCCAGTTGCCCCTTCAGGCCGCCCATCATGCCCTGCAGCCAGAAGGAATCGCGGATGCCTTCCGACAGCACCGCGCCCTCGCGGTTGTAGCCGTAGAACGGCGTGACAAGGTCTTTGTAGAATTGGGCGCGGTTGTCGTAGGTGCCTTTGCGGATGCCGTCGAACACCTCCAGGGGCAGCCCGCCCGGATTGGCGTCGGTCTTCAGCATCAGGGGCGGTACGGCGCCCAGCAGCACCGCCTTGGCGACCCGGCTGGTGCCGTGGCGGCCGATATAGTGGGCGACTTCGCCGCCGCCGGTCGAATGACCGACCATGATGGCGTCCTTCAGGTCGAGCGCCTCGAACAGATCGGCCAGATCGTCTGCGTACTGGTCCATGTGGTTGCCATCCCAGGTCTGGTCGGAACGGCCGTGGCTGCGGCGGTCATGGGCGATGACCCGGTAGCCGGCCTTGCCGAGGAAGACCATCTGGGCATCCCAGGCATCGGCGCTCAGCGGCCAGCCGTGAGAGAACACGACGGGCTGTCCCGTGCCCCAGTCCTTGTAGAAAATCGACGTGCCGTCCTTGGTCGTGATGGTGCTCATGGCGATCCTCGCGCATCGGTGCAGACGATGGAAATGAGTGTGGCCGAGTCGCCTGGCGCGCGCCATCCCCCGGATGACGTAGACCCGCCGCCGAGGCGTTTCAGCGGGCCCGCTGAAAATCCCGGTTTACGCCGTGGGCGAAGCAGCCGAGACTGCGGGCCTGTCAAAGGGGAGAGTTCATGCGCTGGTACCATGGCTGGAACGTGCTCGCGGCGGCAATCGTCTTTCAGGCGCTGATGATCGGGATCGTGTTCTATGGCTTCACCGTCTGGGCCACGCCGTGGATCGACGAATTCCAGGTGGGCCACGGCCTGCTCATGACGGCCAATGCCGGCGCGACGCTGGCCACGGGCGCGCTGATGCTGATCGCGGGCCGGGCGATGGACCGCTATCCCATGCGGCTTCTCATCATCGGCGGCACGCTGCTGCTGGCGACGGGCATGGTGCTGATCGCGCAGGCGACCGCCATGTGGCAGATCATCGGCCTCTACACGACGCTGATCGCGGCGGGTTATGCGTTCTCGACCACGCTGGCCGGTCAGGTTCTCGCCGCCAAATGGTTTCCGGACCGTGTCGGTTTCGCCGTGGGTCTTGTCTCCCTGGGATCGTCGCTGGGCGGTATCGTCATGCCGCCCCTGCTCGCGACCCTGCTGGTCCGCTACGGCTGGCGCGACGCCAACATGATGCTTGCCGCCGTGGTTGTCGCGGTCGTGGTGCCGCTGGTCTGGTTCGTCGTCCGGTTCCCGCGGCCCGGCGAGGCGCGGGCGGCGCCGCAGGACGCGGGAGCACCCGCGCCGGCCGCGGACGAGTCACCGTGGGAATTTGGCGCCGTCTTGCGCGAGCCGACTTTCTGGATCATCGGGTTCGCCTTCTTCGGCACCAGCATCGCGTCCTACGCCTTCCTCACCAGCATCGGGCCGTATTCCCATGAACTGGGCATCGACCCCCAGGCCATGTCGCTGCTGATTCCGGTGCTCGCGGTGGCGGGCATCGCGGGCCGTCTGGTCCTGGGCGCGATGGCCGACCGGGTCGACCCGCGCTATCCCTACTGGCTTGCCACCGCGATCATCTGGGGCACGCTCCTTCTGACGCTGGGGCATCCCAGCTATGCGATGATGATCGTGATCAGCGGGCTCATCGGGCTTGGTGCCGGCGGTCTGCTGCCGGTCTGCTGCACCATCGTCAACCAAAAGTTCGGCGCGCGCTCGTTCAGCCGGGTGATGGGCATGGCGACACCGTTCTTCTCGCTCGCCGCCGCCAGCGGGCCGGTGCTGTCGGGGCAGATCCGCGATATCGCCGGGAATTATTCGGCGGCCTTCGCCGTTTATCTGGCCGTCCTGCCGCTGGCTGCCGCGACCATGTTCTTTCTGCACCGCCGCCCCATGCGCCGGCCCGCGCCGCTGGTTTCGATGGCGGCGGAATGACGGGAGGAATTGATCGGGCTACGATACCCCGGTAAGGTATGAACATGGCGCATGCATCGCATCAGGACACCATTCCCCGGCTCAAGCGGGTCGAGGGACAGGTGCGCGGGATCATCCGGATGATCGAGGAGGAGCGCTATTGCATGGATATCCTGATCCAGGTGCAAGCGGTCAAGGCGGCGCTCGCCAAGGTCGAGGCCGAGGTGCTCAGGCAGCATGCCGGCCATTGCGTCGAGGACGCCATCCGGAGCGGCGATGCCGCCGAACAGCGGCGCCTGTTCACCGAACTCGCCGAGCTTATGGGCAAGTTCCGCGGCTAGAGAATCTCCAGCACCGCTTCCGGCGGCCGGCCGAGGCGCGCCTTGCCGCCCGCGATCACGATGGGCCGCTCGATCAGGATTGGATGCGCGACCATGGCCGCGACCAATTCGCCGCGGCTGAGGGCCGGATTGTCGAGCGCGAGGTCCTTGTAGGGCGCTTCCTGCTTGCGCATGACCTCGCGCGGCTCCAGACCCAGCTTGGTGAGGATACCGTCCATGGCCTCGGCGGAGGGCGGCGTCTTCAGATACTCGATGACGTCGGGCGTGATGCCCCGTTCCTGGATCAGCGCGAGGGTCTGACGGGATTTGGAGCATCGGGGATTGTGCAGGATGGTCACGGTCACGGCTTGCCTCTCGTCCAAAGTTCACCGCATCAATACACGAACATGCCGCCGAGAGCACGAGCAGGCATTGAGACTTATTATCGCCGGGTAATTGACACTCATTCGCATCGCGATATATACAGGGTCATCTCGGAGAGCGAATCGAATGTACGTCTGCATCTGTAACGCCTTACGCGAAACCCAGGTCCGCCAGATGGCTGTCGAAAAGCCGAAGGCGACCGCGGAAGAGATTTACGCCGCCCTTGGCGTCGATCCGGACTGCGGCACCTGCCTGTATTACGCGCAAGACGTGATCGATGCCGAACGCGCCAAGCTCGCCGCTCCGGTGGAGTTGGTGTCGCTCTAACAACCCGTCCATCAGCCTGGGGGTTTGACCTGGCTGGGGAGCGGGCCTATCCTGTTGTCTTGACGTCAAGGATTCAAGGAGCGCACCCATGCAGGGCGACAAGAAGGTCATTCAGTTTCTCAATCTGGCCCTGAAAAACGAGTTGACCGCCATCAACCAGTACTTTCTTCATGCGCGCATGCTGACCAATTGGGGTCTGAAGAAGCTCGGCGATTACGAGTACGAAGAATCCATCGACGAGATGAAGCACGCGGACAGGCTGATCAACCGCATCCTGTTCCTCGAAGGCCTGCCCAACCTGCAGGATCTGGGCCGCCTCCGGATCGGCGAGACCGTTCCCGAACTGCTGAAGGCCGATCTGGACACCGAACTGGAAGCCGTGCCGCTGCTGAAGGACGCCATCGCCCATTGCGAGACGGTGCGCGACTACATCTCCCGCGAACTGTTCGAGGATATCCTGGAGTCCGAGGAAGAGCACATCGACTTCCTGGAAACCCAGCTGGACCTGATCGAAAAGGTGGGCCTGCAGAACTACCAGCAGTCGCAGATGGGCAGCCCCGGCGACGAGTGATCTCTCCGCGCGGACGGTCGGTTATCGGCTTTCGGTACCGACCGCCTGCGCGATGTTGGTAAAGCCATCCCGGCGCAGCAGTGCGGTCAGGTCACGCTTGATCCGCCGCACCAGCCCGGGACCTTCGAACACCAGCGCCGTGTATAGCTGGATGACCGCCGCGCCGGCGCGAATGCGGTCGTAGGCGTCCTGACCCGACGCGATGCCCCCCACGCCCACCAGCGGAATCCTTCCGCCCGTCAGCGCCCGCATGCGGCGAAGATTGTCGAGCGCCATGGTGCGGAGCGGCGCGCCGGACAGGCCGCCCGATTCCTCGCGCAGTGGGCTCCGCAGCGCGCCGGGGCGGCCGATGGTGGTGTTGCCCACGATCAGGCCGTCGATGTCGTAGTGGACCGCCAGCTCGGCGATGTCCTCGCATTCGGCCGGGCTCAGGTCCGGGGCCAGCTTCACCAGCAGCGGCGGGCGGCGGACCTTGCTCATCTGCTCGCGCACCGCTAGCAGCCTGTCCAGCAGCGGCTTCAGCGCGTCGCGCGTCTGCAGCGACCGCAGGCCGGGCGTATTCGGCGACGAGATGTTGATGGTGTAGTAGTCGCCCAGTCCGGAAAACCGTTTCAGACCGTTGCAGTAATCCTCGATCCAGTCCTCTGACGTCTTGTTGGCGCCGATGTTGATGCCGATCTTGCCCATGCGCGAGGCGGCGCGACGCTCCGACAGTCGGCGGGTGACGATGTCGGCGCCGTCATTGGCGAAGCCGATGCGATTGATGACGGCCTCGTCCTCCATGAGACGGAAGATGCGCGGCACCGGATTGCCCTGCTGCGGCTTCGGCGTCACCGTGCCCACCTCGACGAAGCCGAAGCCCAGCTTCAGCATGGCATCGGGAACTTCGGCGTTCTTGTCGAAGCCCGCGGCCAGGCCGACCGGATTGGGCAGCCGGATGCCCATGAACACCGTCTCCAGCTCGGGCGCGTCGTCGCCGCCGCCCAGCAGCGCCGCGAGCGGCGACTTCAGCAGTTTCAGGGTCAGCCGGTGCGCCTTCTCGGCGTCCAGCTTCATCATCATCGGACGGATCAGCGCGTAGGCATCAAGCATCGACTACGCCTCCCGGAAAGCGGTGGCCCTCCCCATCGTACCACGGCAACGGATCGATGCGGATCACGGCCTCCAGGGGAAGGGGCCCGTAGAGATGGGGAAACAGCGCGCCGCCGCGCGAGGCTTCCCATTTGAGCGCGCCCACGGGCAGCCGCCCGGCGTCGACCGTCACCAGCACAAGGTCGGTCTGGCCGGCGAAGTGCTTCGCGGCGGTCTCGGCCACCTGCGGCGCCGTCGAAAAATGGATGAAGCCATCCCGTGCGTCGACGGACGACCCCTCGTAGCGACCGCGCTCGGCGGCGGCCGTCCACTCGGCGTGGGTGCATATCTTGTAGATCGGATGGGCCATTTCGCCGGGACCGTAGCGCAACCCGCCCTGGCTGAACAGCGTCCATTCAGCAGGGTCGGGCGCTAATTTGTCGAGGGTGAGGGCGCCGCGCCAGCGCGCTTACTGGCTCGCCACCGCCGCCGGCTTCTCGAACAGGGTCGGCGAGTCGAAATACGCGCCATTGGGCAGCTTGTGATGTCCCCATTGCCGCGGCGCATGGCCGCCGCCGGGAATCAGCACGCCTTCCGGGCCGAACAGGCTGTGGGTTTCGCCGGCGCTGCGGTAGAGGCGCAGCAAACGGTCATACTGGGTCAGGACGTAGAGATTGCGCGTCTGGCCGCTCCAGGCGCCGACATGGCTGATCGTCCGGGTGCTGGCATCCACCGTAACGGCCACGCGGTCGCCGTCTGGAACCTCGGGGATCGCGACCGCGCCCGGCGCGGTGAGTCCGGCGCCGGCCAGCAGCAGATAGCCGCTGCCATCGGTGCGGATGCTGTCATAGGCCAGCGGACGTCCATCCGGCCCGATGGTCACGCGCCAGATCAGCCCGTCCACGGGCTGCGCCTTGAACCAGACCACGTAACTGATCTGCAGCAGGGCCTGGCCCTTGAACTTGGTATTGGTCACCAGCGTGTAGGCCGCGGCCACCTCCGAACTGGTCGCCGGTTTGCCCTCGCGCCATTCCGGCAGCACCAGCGCGTCGTCGGCCCGGCCGTTCACCACCCAGACGGGCGCGAAGGCGGCGATGAGCCGTTCGGTGACGTCTTCCTTGGGCTGGGGAATGCGCAGCGCGTCCGTGCGGGCGGTCTCGACCACCAGCTTGACCGCGTGCGGCGACATGGTGAGGCCCGCGGCGGGCGCGAACACCGAGGCGTCGGGGCTCGTCTCGCGCGGGGCGGTGAGCGCCGCCAGCTGCTCCTTCGACCAGGATGTCGGACGCGCGGGAGCGGGATCCTCACCGGTCACCTTGGCGCGCGGGGGCAGCGCCTGATGGGCTTCCTTCTTCTGATGGTCGAAGGCGCGCATGGTCTCGGCGCAGGCTTCCACGGTCTGCATGGGATCGCGGCCGAGGCGCGCGAACAGGACACCGCGCTGATACGCCGGCAGATTGCCGATCTCGATCGCCCGGGCCTGCTTGTCGGCCTCGACCAGACGGCCGATCCATTCGGTCTTCTGGGCCGGCTGGAACTTGGTGAAGTCGTAGCTGGCGAGGAAGCGGTCGATGCGGAAATAGGGGAAGCCCTCGATCCGGGCATAGCCGCTATCCGCGACGCCGGCCTGCTGCACCACCGAGTCGATCGCCTCGTACTCGACGAGGCAGCGTTCCACGGCGGGATCGCCGGTGCGCCAGCCAATGGGTGAGAACCCCGCCAGACCGGCGGCGGCGACGATGACCAAACCGACTTTCAGCACTCCGGACTCCTTGTACCCGCCCTGTTTGGCGGGCTTCTTAAACGTCATGGCTCTGCCGCCGGGAATCCAGCGAAAAAACAGGGCCGTTGTGACAACGGCCAGGCCGCGCCGGGGTTTCGCCCGGCACCGGCAATAGGTTGTTATGATTTGCAAAGCACCGTCAAGATGCGCGGCAATGGGCTATTCAGCCCGCCAGCCTGCCATCCAGGGCCTTCGCCAGCAGCGCGCGGCTGTTGTCGAGGCCGTACAGGGCGAAGAACGAGCCCATGCGCGGTCCCTGGCTCTGGCCCAACAGCGTCTCGTACAGTGCCTTGAACCAATCGCGCAGCGGCTCGAAGCCGTGCGCCTTGCCGATGGCGTAGACCTCGTTCTGGATGTCCTCGGCGGTCGCGCCGGCGGCCAGGCCGTCGAGCGCCGCGGCCAGGTCGGACAGCGCCGCGCGCTCGCGATCGTCGGGCTGGCGGAACTGCTTCGCCGGCTTCACGAAATCGTCGTAATAGGCCACGGCGTAGCGCACCAGCCGGTCGAGCAGCGGATGGGTTCGCGGCGAGGCGCCGGGCGCGTAGCGGCTGATGAAGCCCCACAGGGTCGCCGGGTCCTCGGAATTGCTGGCGCTGACCAGGTTGAGCAGCAGGCCGAAGGTGACGGGCACCTCCTCGCGCGGCGGGTTGCCGGCATGGATGTGCCAGACCGGATTGTTCAGCTTTTCCTCGGGCGCGGTCTGCCGGTGATAGGCGTCGAGGAAGCTGATGTACTCGTCCACCGCCTTCGGGATCACGTCGAAATACAGCCGCTTGGCCTTGCGGGGCGACTGGAACATGTACAGCGACAGGCTCTCGGCCGGTGCGTAGCGCAGCCATTCCTCGATGCTCAGCCCGTTGCCGCGCGACTTGGAGATTTTCTCGCCGTTCTCGTCGAGGAACAGTTCGTAGTTGAAGCCTTCCGGCGGCGTGCCGCCCAGCACCGTGCAGATCCGGCTGGACAGGCGCACCGAGTCGATCAGGTCCTTGCCGGCCATTTCGTAATGCACGCCGAGCGCCACCCAGCGCATGGCCCAGTCCGCCTTCCACTGTAGCTTGCAGTGGCCGCCGGTCACCGGCACCGTGATGCGCGCGCCGTCCTGCTCGTAGGTGACCGTGCCCGCGTCCACGTCGCGGTCGATGATCGGCACCTGCAACACCTGCCCCGTGGTCGGGCAGACCGGCAGGAACGGGCTGTAGGTGGCGCGCCGGTCCGGGCCGAGCGTGGGCAGGATCACGTTGATGACGTCGTCATAGTGGCGCAGCACGCTGAGGAGCGTCTCGTCGAACCGGCCGCTCTTGTAGCAGTCGGTCGCGCTCATGAATTCGTACTCGAAGCCGAATTCGTCCAGGAAGGCGCGCAGCCGGGCGTTGTTGTGGGCGCCGAAGCTGGAATGGGTGCCGAACGGGTCGGGTACCTGGGTCAGCGGCTTGCCCAGATGGGGCGCCATCTCTTCCCGGTTCGGGATGTTGTCGGGCACCTTGCGCAGCCCGTCCATGTCGTCCGAGAACGCGATCAGCCGGGTCGGAATGTCCGACAGGGTCGCGAAGGCGTGCCGGACCATTGTGGTGCGCGCGACCTCGCCGAAGGTGCCGATATGGGGCAGGCCGGACGGACCATAACCGGTCTCGAAGATGACGGCGTCGGGCTTCGTGCCGGTCTTCTCGAAACGGTCGACCAGCTTGCGGGCTTCCTCGAAGGGCCAGGCCTTGCTGTTCAGGGCGATATCGCGAAGATCGGACATGGGGGTTCTCAGGGTTGGAAAGCGCGGAACCTAAGGCGAAGGGCCGGGAGCGTCAATGTTTCAGGGCGCATGGCGCGGCGCCCGAAGCATCCTTATATTGGCGGCGATGTCGTCCCTAGAGCCCACGCCGCCGCTCCCGGACGCCCCGGCGCTCGCCGTGGGCTTTCGTGGCGGCGTTCTGGTGACGGCGGATGGCGAGGTGACGCCGCTGGGGCTCGGCGAGGCCGCCGTTCAGGCCGCGCGCGGCGGGGTGCTGGTGTGCCACGAGCCGGCGGTCAGCGCCCGGCTGGGCGCCGAGCCGCTCACCCGCGTGCTCGACGTGCTGGATCTCTATGCCTTCACCCGCCCCGCCAGTTTCTGCATTCCCACGCCCGGCGGCCTGGCAGCCGCGCTCGGGCTGCCGGCGCCCGGTCCCGCGCTCGAGGATCAGGCCGTGGCGCTGCACCGGGCGGCGGCGCGATTGCTGGCGCAACTGGCCGACCCGCGCTATCCCGACCGGCCCGAGGCGCAGCGTGTCGCCCAGACCATGGCCAGGGCAGGCTGGGTCTGGGGCCGGTATGTGACCGCCGCGCTTGGCGCGCCGCTGTCCGGCGGCGACGCGGGGACGGGGCTGGATGTCTGGCGCCGTCTGCCGCAATGGGAGGACGAAGCCCCGCGCCCGCCGCCCGACGATTATCCCGTGGGCGGCGCCGAAGTGCAGGAGCGGCTCACCGCCCTGCGTGGCCGGGGGGCCGAAGACCGCGAGAGCCAGCGGGATTACGCCGGCGTGATCGCCGCCGCCTTCGCGCCGCGCGAGATCGCCTCGGCGCCCAACGCGGTACTGGCCGAGGCGGGGACGGGCATCGGCAAGACGCTGGGTTACATCGCGCCGTCCAGTGTCTGGGCCCAGCGGAACAAGGGCGCGGTCTGGCTCTCCACCTACACCAAGAACCTGCAACGCCAGCTCGATCAGGAACTGGACCGGCTGTTTCCCGACCGGCGCGAGAAGGCGCGCAAGGTGGTCGTGCGCAAGGGGCGCGAGAACTATCTGTGCCTGCTCAATCTGGAAGAGGCGGTCGGACGGGCGCAGATGACGCCGGACAATCTGGTCCGGCTTGCGCTGATCGTGCGCTGGGCGCGCTATACGCGCGACGGCGACATGGTCGGCGGCGACCTGCCGGCCTGGCTGCTGCAGCGCATCGGACCGGGCCGTGCCTCGGGCCTCACCGACCGGCGCGGCGAATGCGTCTATTCGGCCTGCGCCCACTGGCGCACCTGTTTCATCGAACATTCCAGCCGCAAGGCGCGCGGCGCCGACCTGGTCATCGCCAACCACGCGCTGGTGATGATCCGCGCCGCGCTCTACGGGTCCGAGGAGGACCGGCCGACCCGCTATGTGTTCGACGAAGGGCACCATTTGTTCGACGCGGCGGACAGCGCGTTCTCGGCGCATCTATCGGGCCTCGAGGCGGTCGAGCTGCGGCGCTGGGTGCGCGGGCCGGAAGCGGGCGGGCGCAAGGGCCGCGCGCGCGGCATCGAGGCGCGGATCGGCGATCTGCTGGCCGATCATCCGGAATCGGAAAAACTCATGCGCGAGGCGATCCGTGCCGCCGCCGCTCTTCCGGCCGAAGGCTGGCTGGGGAGGATCGCCAGCGGCAGCGCGCAGGGCGCGGCGGAGACGTTCCTCGCCAGCGTGCGCACCCATGTCTACGCTCGCGCCCAGCGGCCCGACGATCCCTACACGCTGGAGGCGGCGACCCATACGCTCACCGACGCGCTGCGCGCCGACGCGGCGGCGCTGGAGCAGGCGCTGGCCGAGTTGGCCGTGCCCATGCAGCAGCTCGCCAAGGTCCTCGGCGCGCGCCTCGGTGACGAGGCCGAGGAGCTGGAGTCTTCGGAACGGACGCGCCTGGAGGCCGCGCGCAACGGCATCGCCCGGCGCATTGAGGGCATGGTGCAGCCCTGGCGCGCCATGCTGCGCGACCTGGAAAAGGGCACGGCGGAAGGGTTCGTCGACTGGTTCTCGGTCGAGCGCGGCGGGCAGCGGGAATATGATGTGGGCCTGCACCGCCACTGGATCGATCCGACCAAGCCGTTCTCCGACGTGGTGCTGGCGCCGGCTCACGGGGTGGTCGTTACCTCGGCGACGCTGCGTGACGAGGTGGCCGAGGACGACGATGGCTGGCGCAACGCCGAGGTGCGCACTGGCTTCAACCATCTGGTGCTGCCGGCGCGCCGCTCCAGCCATGCCTCGCCCTTCGACTATGCCGCGCAATCCCGGGTGCTGGTGGTGCGCGACGTGAAGCGGACCGATGCCCAGCAGGTGGCGGGCGCGTACCGGGCGCTGTTCGAGGCGTCGGGCGGCGGCGCGCTGGGCCTGTTCACCGCGATCAACCGGCTGCGCGACGTGTATGGCCGAATCGCCGCGCCGCTGGCCCAGCGCGGCATCGGGCTTCACGCCCAGCACGTGGACGCGTTCGATCCGGGGACCCTGATCGATATCTTCCGCGCCGAGGCCAATTCCTGCCTGTTGGGCACGGACGCGGTGCGCGACGGGGTCGACGTCCCCGGTGAGGCGCTGCGGCTGATCGTCTTCGACCGGGTCCCCTGGCCGCGCCCCTCGATCCTGCACCGGGCACGCCGCGACGCCTTTGGCGGCAACCGCTATGACGACATGCTGACCCGGCTGAAGCTGAAACAGGCTTTCGGCAGGCTCATCCGCCGGGCGGGCGACCGGGGCCTGTTCGTCATGCTCGACAGCGCCATGCCGTCGCGGCTGCTGACCGCCTTCCCGGAGGGCGTCGCCGTCGACCGCGTCGGTCTGGCGGACGCGGTCGAGATCGCGCGCGG comes from the Iodidimonas sp. SYSU 1G8 genome and includes:
- a CDS encoding lysine--tRNA ligase; this translates as MSDLRDIALNSKAWPFEEARKLVDRFEKTGTKPDAVIFETGYGPSGLPHIGTFGEVARTTMVRHAFATLSDIPTRLIAFSDDMDGLRKVPDNIPNREEMAPHLGKPLTQVPDPFGTHSSFGAHNNARLRAFLDEFGFEYEFMSATDCYKSGRFDETLLSVLRHYDDVINVILPTLGPDRRATYSPFLPVCPTTGQVLQVPIIDRDVDAGTVTYEQDGARITVPVTGGHCKLQWKADWAMRWVALGVHYEMAGKDLIDSVRLSSRICTVLGGTPPEGFNYELFLDENGEKISKSRGNGLSIEEWLRYAPAESLSLYMFQSPRKAKRLYFDVIPKAVDEYISFLDAYHRQTAPEEKLNNPVWHIHAGNPPREEVPVTFGLLLNLVSASNSEDPATLWGFISRYAPGASPRTHPLLDRLVRYAVAYYDDFVKPAKQFRQPDDRERAALSDLAAALDGLAAGATAEDIQNEVYAIGKAHGFEPLRDWFKALYETLLGQSQGPRMGSFFALYGLDNSRALLAKALDGRLAG
- a CDS encoding ATP-dependent DNA helicase yields the protein MFQGAWRGARSILILAAMSSLEPTPPLPDAPALAVGFRGGVLVTADGEVTPLGLGEAAVQAARGGVLVCHEPAVSARLGAEPLTRVLDVLDLYAFTRPASFCIPTPGGLAAALGLPAPGPALEDQAVALHRAAARLLAQLADPRYPDRPEAQRVAQTMARAGWVWGRYVTAALGAPLSGGDAGTGLDVWRRLPQWEDEAPRPPPDDYPVGGAEVQERLTALRGRGAEDRESQRDYAGVIAAAFAPREIASAPNAVLAEAGTGIGKTLGYIAPSSVWAQRNKGAVWLSTYTKNLQRQLDQELDRLFPDRREKARKVVVRKGRENYLCLLNLEEAVGRAQMTPDNLVRLALIVRWARYTRDGDMVGGDLPAWLLQRIGPGRASGLTDRRGECVYSACAHWRTCFIEHSSRKARGADLVIANHALVMIRAALYGSEEDRPTRYVFDEGHHLFDAADSAFSAHLSGLEAVELRRWVRGPEAGGRKGRARGIEARIGDLLADHPESEKLMREAIRAAAALPAEGWLGRIASGSAQGAAETFLASVRTHVYARAQRPDDPYTLEAATHTLTDALRADAAALEQALAELAVPMQQLAKVLGARLGDEAEELESSERTRLEAARNGIARRIEGMVQPWRAMLRDLEKGTAEGFVDWFSVERGGQREYDVGLHRHWIDPTKPFSDVVLAPAHGVVVTSATLRDEVAEDDDGWRNAEVRTGFNHLVLPARRSSHASPFDYAAQSRVLVVRDVKRTDAQQVAGAYRALFEASGGGALGLFTAINRLRDVYGRIAAPLAQRGIGLHAQHVDAFDPGTLIDIFRAEANSCLLGTDAVRDGVDVPGEALRLIVFDRVPWPRPSILHRARRDAFGGNRYDDMLTRLKLKQAFGRLIRRAGDRGLFVMLDSAMPSRLLTAFPEGVAVDRVGLADAVEIARGFFAAETVAG